The genomic interval GACTTTGGAGTTAGGCGGCAAATCTCCTGTTATTATTGATGAAACAGCTAACTTGAAAGTAGCAAGCGAACGTATTGCGATGGGGAAATTTACTAATGCGGGTCAAACATGTGTCGCACCAGATTACATTTTAATTCAAGAGTCAGTGCAAGATGAATTTATCCAGGCATTAAGTAAAACCATTGAAGAATTTTATGGCAGAAATCCAGAAAACAGTCCGGATTTTGGCCGTATTGTGAATCGTAAACATTTTGCGCGCTTGCAGCATTTACTGCAAGATAGCACTGGAGATGTTGTAATCGGTGGAGAGACTAATCCAGAAAGCCGTTATGTGTCACCGACAATTGTAAAAGATGTTAAAACAGAGGATCCGTTGATGCAAGAGGAAATTTTTGGTCCGATATTACCGTTGATGACATATACAGAATTAGATGCGGCCATTGATTTCATTGCAGAGCGTCCTAAACCATTGGCGTTATATTTATTCAGCGAGGATGAAAATTGTACAGATCGCGTGTTGAATGAATTGTCATTCGGCGGTGGTGCTATCAATGATACAATGCTTCAATTAGCAAATCCGAACTTGCCGTTCGGCGGTGTAGGTGCTTCAGGATTTGGTAAATATCATGGTAAATACTCATTCTATACTTTTACACATGAAAAATCTTATATTTATAAAACAACGCGTTTAGAATCAGGTTTGATTTTCCCTCCTTATAAAGGCAAATTCTCTTATGTTAAAAATTTATTTAAATGAATATAATTGAAAGTCCCTATGCAGCACGCAAAATAGTGCAGCACAGGGACTTTCTTTGTTTAATCAGCGAGATAACGACGCAAATGTTGCGCGGTTACAGATTGGTCGACTTCAAGTAATTTATTAGGAAGACCTTCAAATAATAATTTGCCACCTTTGGAACCTGCATAAGGTCCGATGTCAATAATCCAATCCGCTTCAGTCATCATCGTTAAATTATGTTCGATGAGTATGACTGTGTTGTTTTGGGCAATCAAATGGTTAAAACTATCTAATAAAATAGGAATGTCATCTTCATGAAGGCCAGTTGTCGGTTCATCAAAGATGAAGATTTGGTTTTCCACAGAAGCTGATTCTGTTAGATAGCGGCTGAGTTTAACGCGTTGGATTTCACCGCCGGATAGTGTATCTAAGGATTGTCCGAGTGTCATGTAATCTAAGCCTGTAGCTTTGAGTGCTTGAAGCGGTTCGGCAATTTTTGGATTGCTGTTAAAGAATGCGATGGCTTCGTCTACTGTAAGAGATAAGATGTCAGCGATTGAATAACCGTCTACTTTAGCTTCTAGTACTTCTGGACGGTATCTTGTTCCGTTGCAGACATCACATATTTGAGTGAAGTCTGGCATAAAGGCAAGTTCAGTTTTTAATACACCTTTGCCGTGGCATTGAGGACAAGCGCCTTCTGAATTATAGCTGAACATACTTTTTTTCATGCCTGTCTCTTTGCTGAAGAAACTTCTTACATCATCAAAAATATTTAAATAGGTCAATAGATTAGAACGGCTAGAAGCATGTACTGGTTTTTGATTGATAAATGTTACGTTGTCTTGGTGTTCGAAACCAGCACTTATTAATGAACTTTTTCCTGAACCGGCAACACCTGTAACTACTGTCATCGCATTTTTAGGGAGTTCAACTGACACATCTTGAATATTGTTTCTAGAGATGTGCGATAAATGAATTTTATCTTCATTTTGAATAGGGTGCTTTTTCAGATGATGTTTACATCTTAAAGCTTTGCCAGTACTTGTATCAGATGAAAGTAATGCTTCATAAGTACCTTCGAAAGTAATCTCGCCGCCGTTTTTTCCAGCAAATGGTCCTAAATCTACAACATGATCTGCTATTTTAATGACATCTGGATCGTGTTCGACAACGAGTACGGTATTTCCTTTTTCTTTTAAAGAAATAATAATTTCGTTAATGCGTTGAATATCCTCTGGGTGCAAACCGACACTTGGTTCGTCGATAATATAAACTAAATCACTGAGTGGGCTGTTAAGGTGTCGAATTAATTTAATTCTTTGGGATTCACCGCCTGATAAAGTAGGCGTTTCTCTTGAAAGTGATAAATAATTTAAACCGATATAACTCAAAGACTTTAATTGCTGCAGTAAAGGTTCAATTATATATTTTGCTTTCGTTGAATCAATCTGATCTAAAAATGCAATTGCTTCGTCGATAGGCAAGTTAGTAAAATCAGCAATATCTAAACCATTAATTTTACAGCTCAATACCTTTTGGTTTAATCGTTTGCCATGACAAGTAGGACACACTTTAGAAGTTACTACACGATCAATATCACTACGGAATTTATTTTTCTCAAAATTATCATTTAGTAAGAAAGAGCGTCTGAATCGATGAATTAACCCTTCGAATTTAGCAGTGCGTGGCCAATTGCTAGGTGGATTTTTTAATTTAGTCGGTTCAGTATATAAAAATGTATTCATTTCTTCCTCTGTGTAATCTTTTAATTTTTTATCATTATCAAATAATCCTGAATATAAATAGCGTTTACCACGCCAGCTATCTGGTCTAAAAGAAGGGAATTTAATTGCATCTTCATTTAATGATTTATCATAATCAAGCAATTCATTTAAATCGATATCTTCAACATAACCTAAACCAGAACAAGTTTCGCACATGCCTTTCGGATTATTAAAAGAAAAAATATCAGAATAGCCGACAAAAGGTGTTCCGATTCTAGACCATAATAAACGAACAGAAGCATAAATATCAGATATTGTTCCGACTGTAGAGCGCGAGTTGCCGCCTAAGCGCTTTTGATTGATAATCATCGCTACAGGAAGATTTTCAATTAAATCTACATCAGGTTTTTCATATTGTGTAAGTTGATTTTGAATATATGTAGAGTACGTCTCATTTAATAAACGTTCGGACTCTGCTGCTAAAGTGCTGAAAACTAAAGAAGATTTACCAGAACCGGAACGTCCTGTAAATACTGTGATTTCATGTTTAGGAATATCGAGTGAGACATCCTTTAAATTGTTTTGTCTTGCGCCATGTACGCGTATTGTATCCGTTTTAACCATATCATTCACTCCTTATTGAAATTCATACCCTTGAATTTAATTTGCTATGTATATGAAAAAACTTCCTTTCAAAAATGTTCGATTTGGAAGGAAGTTAGATGATTTATGCTTTTTTATTGAAAGAACCAATAAGTTTAACTTGATAATCAAGGGTTTCTAAGATTTTTATCACTTTATTCAACTCATCATTTAAGGATGTGTCTGCTTGTACGAAAAAGTGATACATGCCAAGCTGTGTTTTTAATGGTCGTGATTCAATCCAAGATAAATTAATATTGAAAATAGCAAAGGTATTTAAGATAGTTGCTAATAAACCTGCACGATCTTCTTTAGGTGTAATCAATAACATAGTATCTGTCGCTGTTTCTGACAGTTCTAATTGGCTTCCAATTACTAAAAAGCGTGTGACATTATGCGGAAAATCTTCGATATTTTCTGCTAAAGGCATGTAGGTATGGTTGTCGCTTTCGGTCATACCTAATGGTGCAATAGCACCTGTGTGTTCATCAATATGATCTAAGCTTTGTACAGTACTGTCTGCATAGCCGATTTTAAATTGATGCGTTTTTATAAATTGGCTTGTTTGGCTGATTGCTGGTGCGATTGAATAGACGGTATCTAATTGGCTTAAATCTGTATCTTTTAATCCATATAGTGCAAACTGAATATTTAAATGGATTTCATCTAAGGCATAAATGTTTTGATTGGCAAGTCCATCGGCGATGATATTAATAGTGCCTTCGATTGAATTTTCGATAGGGACTATACCAATACTGCCTGGATGATCTTGAACAGATTGCACCACTTCGTACAGGTTGGTTTTGGGTATATAATCTGCTGTTTCATCACCTAAATATTTTTGTGAAGCAAGGTATGAAAATGTACCTCTTGGACCTAAGTAATATAAATTCATCTGCAATTCCCCTTTGGCGGTATACGTCACTGATCAGTGAAAAGGGCACCCTTGTTTTTCAGCTTTCTTTTTATAGAAAAAGTTTGGTTCTCTCATTTCATTTGAATATCCATGGTGATAATTCGGAACCAAAGTAGGCGAAAGTGATGGGACTAACCATGACCATTTTCCTGTCACTTTTCGATGTGCATGTTCTTCATTGCGTTCAAAGTGTTCAAACTGCTTAGCAGCGGTTAAATGATCAACTATTGAAACGCCGTTCTTTTTAAATGAATGATATACAGCATCGTTCAATTCAACGACGATACGATCTTTATTAAATGAAGTATTTTTAAGTGTATCAAATTCGAACGCATCTGCAACCTTTTCTATTAAATTATAGCGATAACTATCAGTAAAATTACGCACAGCGATTTCATTAACCATGTACCAGCCGTTAAAAGGAACGGTACCATAAGTGATACCTCCGATTTTAAGGTCCATATTAGAAATAATAGGAACTGCATACCACTTAATTCCTAATTCTTTTAATCTAGGATAGTTGCGATGTTCAATAGGGACCTCAAGTACTAATTCTGAAGGTAGTTCATACATACGCATTTGATTTTCATAAGGCAGTTTGTAGATGAGCGGAAGTACATCGAAGTCTGTTCCTTCTCCTTGCCATCCTAAATGCTCAGCGAGCTGTGTAATTTCTTTTTCAGCAGGATCGCCTTTATCTTCATATCCTGCATAGCGGATTAATTGGTTATTATAGATAGTAGGCGGATTGTCTTGAGAAAACACAGTAATATAAGATTTAATTTTTCCGCCATTTGTAGCTTCTTTTAAATGAGTGTTGATAGCATCGATAAATGCTTCATTTGATTCAACATCCCTTGCATCTTGAACGATAAGTGTTTCCCAGAATAATCTTCCAATACATCTGTTAGAATTTCGCCACGCCATGCGTGCACCATACGTTAATTCCTCTGTCGTATGTCGATATGTCCCGCTTTCGTTTATTTCATTTTCAATTTCGTTTAATCGCTTCGTTTTTTCTTCTTGAGAATAGTCTAATTCGTCATACATCGTGTTAATAAATTCTGTCGCTTTTTCTAATAACATTCCGCATTCACCTCATAAACTATTATAGATTTTTTCAACATAAAGCCCTAATAAAACTATATGAATTATGAATGTAATTTCCATAATTTCAACAAAATTTTTACATTGCTGCACATACTATTTACAAACTATCTTTCACATGGTTTTTGTTTTATACACAATAAAAGTCTATAAAGGTAACCAGAACGTATAAAACAAAATAGGAATGTGATAAACTAAACACAAAACGGTTGATTGGGGAGAGAGTTATGTATCAATACAAAGATGATAGCTTAATGCTTCATAATGATTTATACCAAATAAACATGGCTGAAAGTTATTGGTATGATAATGTTCACGAAAGAAAGGCAGTCTTTGATTTATATTTCCGTAAAATGCCTTTTGATAGTGGGTATGCTGTATTTAATGGATTGCGCAGAGTGATTCAATTCATTGAAAAATTTCATTTTACAGAATCAGATATTGAATATTTAAGATCAATTGGATATAAAGAAGATTTTTTAGATTATTTAAAAGATTTGCGCTTTACGGGCAGTATCAGAGCGATGGAAGAAGGAGAGGTCTGCTTCAATAATGAACCGCTTCTAAGAGTAGAAGCACCGCTTATTCAAGCACAATTAATTGAAACAATTCTCTTAAACGTGGTGAACTTCCATACTTTAATTTCAACGAAAGCAAGCCGTATTAAACAAGTTGCACCTAACGATACATTAATGGAATTCGGAACACGCCGTGCCCAAGAAGAAGATGCGGCACTTTGGGGTGCCAGAGCGGCTATTATCGGTGGCTTTGACTCAACAAGTAATGTACGTGCAGGCAAGTTGTTCGGTATTCCTGTTTCAGGTACACATGCTCATGCTTTTGTTCAAACTTATGGCGATGAATATATTGCATTTAAAAAATACGCAGAGCGTCATAAAGATTGCGTCTTTTTAGTGGATACTTTCCATACATTAAAATCAGGCGTGCCTTCAGCAATTCAAGTAGCGAAAGAACTTGGAGATAAAATTAATTTTATCGGCATTCGCTTAGACTCTGGCGATATTGCTTATCTTTCTAAAAAAGCACGTCAAATGCTTGATGACGCTGGATTTACAGATGCCAAAATTATTGCTTCTAATGACTTGGACGAACAAACAATC from Staphylococcus condimenti carries:
- a CDS encoding aldehyde dehydrogenase gives rise to the protein MKTIQERFNDCQGYYKTQITKDIKYRRKQLKNLKKAINQHEKQLLAALHLDLGKNKVEAYATEIGMVLKSISNARKEIHKWTKTKQVNTPLYLFPAKSYIKKEPLGTVLIIGPFNYPVQLVFEPLIGAIAAGNTAIVKPSELTPNVANVISKIIEDAFEEAYITTVEGGVEETQTLLEQPFDYIFFTGSEKVGKIVYEAASKQLIPVTLELGGKSPVIIDETANLKVASERIAMGKFTNAGQTCVAPDYILIQESVQDEFIQALSKTIEEFYGRNPENSPDFGRIVNRKHFARLQHLLQDSTGDVVIGGETNPESRYVSPTIVKDVKTEDPLMQEEIFGPILPLMTYTELDAAIDFIAERPKPLALYLFSEDENCTDRVLNELSFGGGAINDTMLQLANPNLPFGGVGASGFGKYHGKYSFYTFTHEKSYIYKTTRLESGLIFPPYKGKFSYVKNLFK
- a CDS encoding prephenate dehydratase, with amino-acid sequence MNLYYLGPRGTFSYLASQKYLGDETADYIPKTNLYEVVQSVQDHPGSIGIVPIENSIEGTINIIADGLANQNIYALDEIHLNIQFALYGLKDTDLSQLDTVYSIAPAISQTSQFIKTHQFKIGYADSTVQSLDHIDEHTGAIAPLGMTESDNHTYMPLAENIEDFPHNVTRFLVIGSQLELSETATDTMLLITPKEDRAGLLATILNTFAIFNINLSWIESRPLKTQLGMYHFFVQADTSLNDELNKVIKILETLDYQVKLIGSFNKKA
- a CDS encoding nitric oxide synthase oxygenase, with protein sequence MLLEKATEFINTMYDELDYSQEEKTKRLNEIENEINESGTYRHTTEELTYGARMAWRNSNRCIGRLFWETLIVQDARDVESNEAFIDAINTHLKEATNGGKIKSYITVFSQDNPPTIYNNQLIRYAGYEDKGDPAEKEITQLAEHLGWQGEGTDFDVLPLIYKLPYENQMRMYELPSELVLEVPIEHRNYPRLKELGIKWYAVPIISNMDLKIGGITYGTVPFNGWYMVNEIAVRNFTDSYRYNLIEKVADAFEFDTLKNTSFNKDRIVVELNDAVYHSFKKNGVSIVDHLTAAKQFEHFERNEEHAHRKVTGKWSWLVPSLSPTLVPNYHHGYSNEMREPNFFYKKKAEKQGCPFH
- a CDS encoding ATP-binding cassette domain-containing protein, translated to MVKTDTIRVHGARQNNLKDVSLDIPKHEITVFTGRSGSGKSSLVFSTLAAESERLLNETYSTYIQNQLTQYEKPDVDLIENLPVAMIINQKRLGGNSRSTVGTISDIYASVRLLWSRIGTPFVGYSDIFSFNNPKGMCETCSGLGYVEDIDLNELLDYDKSLNEDAIKFPSFRPDSWRGKRYLYSGLFDNDKKLKDYTEEEMNTFLYTEPTKLKNPPSNWPRTAKFEGLIHRFRRSFLLNDNFEKNKFRSDIDRVVTSKVCPTCHGKRLNQKVLSCKINGLDIADFTNLPIDEAIAFLDQIDSTKAKYIIEPLLQQLKSLSYIGLNYLSLSRETPTLSGGESQRIKLIRHLNSPLSDLVYIIDEPSVGLHPEDIQRINEIIISLKEKGNTVLVVEHDPDVIKIADHVVDLGPFAGKNGGEITFEGTYEALLSSDTSTGKALRCKHHLKKHPIQNEDKIHLSHISRNNIQDVSVELPKNAMTVVTGVAGSGKSSLISAGFEHQDNVTFINQKPVHASSRSNLLTYLNIFDDVRSFFSKETGMKKSMFSYNSEGACPQCHGKGVLKTELAFMPDFTQICDVCNGTRYRPEVLEAKVDGYSIADILSLTVDEAIAFFNSNPKIAEPLQALKATGLDYMTLGQSLDTLSGGEIQRVKLSRYLTESASVENQIFIFDEPTTGLHEDDIPILLDSFNHLIAQNNTVILIEHNLTMMTEADWIIDIGPYAGSKGGKLLFEGLPNKLLEVDQSVTAQHLRRYLAD
- a CDS encoding nicotinate phosphoribosyltransferase, with product MYQYKDDSLMLHNDLYQINMAESYWYDNVHERKAVFDLYFRKMPFDSGYAVFNGLRRVIQFIEKFHFTESDIEYLRSIGYKEDFLDYLKDLRFTGSIRAMEEGEVCFNNEPLLRVEAPLIQAQLIETILLNVVNFHTLISTKASRIKQVAPNDTLMEFGTRRAQEEDAALWGARAAIIGGFDSTSNVRAGKLFGIPVSGTHAHAFVQTYGDEYIAFKKYAERHKDCVFLVDTFHTLKSGVPSAIQVAKELGDKINFIGIRLDSGDIAYLSKKARQMLDDAGFTDAKIIASNDLDEQTIMSLKAQGAKVDSWGIGTKLITGNDQPALGAVYKLVAVEDENGEYQDRIKLSNNAEKVTTPGKKNVYRIINKKTGKAEGDYITLAYENPDDEKPLKLFHPVHTYKSKTVKSFDAIDLHKDIYKDGKLVYDLPDEKTAQKFLESNLSHLWEENKRFLNPQEYPVDLSQACWDNKQQKIFEVAENVKEMEERHE